TCGACCCCGACGGCCGCGTCCTCGCCGAGCGCCAGGAGGCGGACACCATGCGGCACGCCGAGGTCATCGGCACGCTGCTCGACGAGTGCCTCACCGCCTCCGGCATCGAGCGCTGCGACGTCCGCGCGGTCGTCGCGGGCATGGGCCCCGGCCCCTTCACCGGCCTCCGGGTCGGCATCGCCGCGGCCCGCGTGCTCGCGACCGGCCTGGACGTGCGCGTGATCCCCGTGGTCAGCCACGACGCCGTCGCCCACGACCACTACGCGGCGGGCGGCACCGGATCCCTCGTGGTCGTCACCGACGCGCGCCGCCGCGAGCTGTACTGGTCCGTCTACCGCGAGCCCGTCGACGGCGGCGTCGCCGAGCGCACGGCCGGCCCCGGCCTCAGCAAGCCGGACGACGTGCCGGTCGCCGACCACCGCATCGACGCGGCGGCCGTGAGCGCGGCCTCCCTCGCGCAGGTCGCCCGCCGGATGGACGAGCTCGACCTGCCCTTCGCGGCCGACGAGGCGCTCTACCTCCGCTCGCCCGACGTCACCGTCTCCGCCGGCCCGAAGCGGGTCACCTCGTGAGCGTCCTGTTCCGCCGCGCGGAGGTCGCCGACCTGCCCGCGCTGATGCACCTCGAGACCACCACGTTCGTCTCCGACGCCTGGTCGGCGGACGCGATGCGCGGCGAGCTGACCGCTCGCCACGGCTGGTATGTCGTGGCCGTCGACGAGGCAGACGGCGCGATCCTCGGCTACGCCGGCCTCTCCTGCCCGCGCGGCGCGCACGCCGCCGACGTCCAGACCATCGCCGTCGCCGACGGCAGCCGAGGCCGCGGCATCGGCCGCGCCCTGCTCACCCGGCTCGTCGCGGAGGCGCACGCCCGCGGTGCGCGCGAGGTGCTGCTCGAGGTGCGCGCCGACAACCCGGTCGCGCAGGCCCTGTACGCGTCCCTCGGGTTCGAGGCCATCGCCGTCCGCCCGCACTACTACCAGCCGGACGACGTCGACGCCGTCGTGATGCGCGCCGCCCTCGCCGCGACGCCGCCCGCGGTCGCGGAGCCGCGGGACGCCCCCGCCGAGCGCGCCGGATCCACCGTCCCGCACGCGCCAGCGCACGCCGACGGGGATGCCGCCCCCGACGCCGGCCCCCTCGTCCTCGGCATCGAGACCTCGTGCGACGAGACGGGCATCGGGATCGTCCGCGGCCAGACGCTCCTCGCCAACGTCATCTCCAGCTCCATGGACGAGCACGCGCGCTACGGCGGCGTCGTGCCCGAGGTCGCCGCCCGCGCGCACCTCGAGGCGCTGACCCCCGCGATCGACGCGGCGCTCGCCGAGGCCGGCGTCGCCCTCCGCGACCTCGACGCGGTCGCCGTCACCGCGGGCCCCGGCCTCTCCGGCGCGCTCATGGTCGGGGTCGGCGCGGCGAAGGCGCTCGCCGTGGCCCTCGACATCCCGCTGCACGGGGTGAACCACCTCGTCGGCCACGTGGGCGCCGACCTCCTCAGCACCGACGGCAGACCCGGCGTCCCGCTCGAGACCCCGAGCATCGCGCTCCTCGTCTCCGGCGGCCATACCTCGCTCCTCCTCGTGCGCGACCTGGTGGACGACGTCGAGCTCCTCGGCGAGACCATCGACGACGCCGCGGGCGAGGCGTTCGACAAGGTCGCGCGCGTGCTCGGCCTGCCCTACCCGGGCGGCCCGCACATCGACCGGGTCGCGGCCGACGGCGACCCGAAGGCGATCCGCTTCCCGCGCGGCCTCTCCCTCCCCAAGGACATGGAGCGCCACCGCTACGACTTCTCGTTCTCCGGACTCAAGACCGCGGTCGCCCGCTGGGTCGAGAAGCGCCAGGATGCCGGCGAGCCCGTGCCCGTGGCGGACGTCGCCGCGAGCTTCCGCGAGGCCGTCGTCGACGTGCTGCTCACGAAGGCGGTCGCCGCGTGCGTCGACCACGGGATCCCGCGCCTGCTGCTCGGCGGCGGCGTCGTCGCGAACGCGCGCGTGCGGGAGCTGGCGGCGGAGCGGTGCCGGGCGGCGGGCATCGAGCTGCGGATCCCGCCCCTGTCGCTCTGCACCGACAACGGCGCGATGATCGCGGCCCTCGGCGCGCGCCTCATCGAGTCGGGCCGCGCGCCGTCCGGTCTCGCGTTCGGCGCCGACTCGACGCTCCCCGTCACCGTCGTCCAGGTCG
This window of the Clavibacter sepedonicus genome carries:
- the tsaD gene encoding tRNA (adenosine(37)-N6)-threonylcarbamoyltransferase complex transferase subunit TsaD, which translates into the protein MSVLFRRAEVADLPALMHLETTTFVSDAWSADAMRGELTARHGWYVVAVDEADGAILGYAGLSCPRGAHAADVQTIAVADGSRGRGIGRALLTRLVAEAHARGAREVLLEVRADNPVAQALYASLGFEAIAVRPHYYQPDDVDAVVMRAALAATPPAVAEPRDAPAERAGSTVPHAPAHADGDAAPDAGPLVLGIETSCDETGIGIVRGQTLLANVISSSMDEHARYGGVVPEVAARAHLEALTPAIDAALAEAGVALRDLDAVAVTAGPGLSGALMVGVGAAKALAVALDIPLHGVNHLVGHVGADLLSTDGRPGVPLETPSIALLVSGGHTSLLLVRDLVDDVELLGETIDDAAGEAFDKVARVLGLPYPGGPHIDRVAADGDPKAIRFPRGLSLPKDMERHRYDFSFSGLKTAVARWVEKRQDAGEPVPVADVAASFREAVVDVLLTKAVAACVDHGIPRLLLGGGVVANARVRELAAERCRAAGIELRIPPLSLCTDNGAMIAALGARLIESGRAPSGLAFGADSTLPVTVVQVD
- the tsaB gene encoding tRNA (adenosine(37)-N6)-threonylcarbamoyltransferase complex dimerization subunit type 1 TsaB, yielding MLLAIDTSAGTGVAVIDPDGRVLAERQEADTMRHAEVIGTLLDECLTASGIERCDVRAVVAGMGPGPFTGLRVGIAAARVLATGLDVRVIPVVSHDAVAHDHYAAGGTGSLVVVTDARRRELYWSVYREPVDGGVAERTAGPGLSKPDDVPVADHRIDAAAVSAASLAQVARRMDELDLPFAADEALYLRSPDVTVSAGPKRVTS